The genomic interval GGACGGGGGCAAGTTGGTCGGCATCATCACCGAGTCGGACATTTTTCGCCTCGTCGTCAAAACATGGGACAACGAAGACAAAAAAGGCTGAAAGCTGTTTCAAATCCTATGACACCAAGCCGCCAATTGGCGGCTTCTGTTTTTAGCGGAACAAATTGCCTGTTGCGACTCGCTCCGCTCAGGCCTACAATGCGCTTCAACTTTAGGCGGAGAGGCACTATGGCTTATTTGCTAATTGTCGAAGATGAGCCTGACTTGCGCGCGGTTTGGACGGAGGCCTTGAACCTGTTGGGCAACCGCGTTCAGAGCGCGGCCGATGGCGATGAGGCCCTGGAATTGGCCCTCAAACAGTCGTTCGACTTGATCCTGCTCGACCTGAATTTGCCTCGACGTAACGGCCTGAGCGTGCTCAAGGAGATTCGAGAAAGGGACGATCAAACGCCGATTGTCGTCGTTACCGCTGCCAGCGACTCCAACCAGGTGCGCCTGGTGGTGGCCGCCGGCGCCACCGACGTGCTCTTCAAACCGCTGCCTATGGATACCTTGATTGACGCCATCTCCCGCCTGGCCCGGCAAACAGGCCGTTGATATAGCCCGATGAACTGTCCCAGTTGCCAGACTGCGAATCCCGAAAGCGCGAAGTTCTGCTTGAACTGCGGCGCCGCCCTGGCCGCCGCCTGCTCGAACTGCGGCACGCAACTCGCCCCCGGCGCAAAGTTCTGCCACAATTGTGGACAGCCCCTCACCCCTCCCCCCTCTCCTGTCGGTGTAGCTCGACAGGAGAGGGGGGAGGGGCTGGGGGTGGGGGGTGAGGCTCGCAACGTTGAAGGCGAACGCCGCATTGTCACCGTGCTTTTCTGCGATGTGAAAGGCTCGACGGCCATGGCCGAGAAGCTTGACCCCGAAGAGTGGGCCGAGATCATGAACGGCGCGTTCGAGCGCCTGATCTCGCCGGTCTATCGTTACGAAGGCACGGTGGCCCGGCTGATGGGCGACGCCATCCTGGCTTTCTTCGGCGCGCCGATTGCCCACGAAGACGATCCGCAGCGGGCGGTGCTGGCCGGGCTGGACATCGTCGAAGGCATTCAGCCTTATCGTGAGCAGATCAAACGCGAGCGCGGCTTGGATTTCAATGTGCGGGTGGGCATCAACACCGGGCTGGTGGTGGTCGGGGAAGTCGGCTCGGATTTGCGGGTGGAGTACACGGTGATGGGCGACGCGGTGAACCTGGCCGCCCGGATGGAGCAGACGGCCCAACCGGGCACGGTGCAAATCTCCGGCCACACCCACAAGCTGATCGCGCCCTTGTTCGAGTTTGAGTCGTTGGGCGGAATCGAAGTCAAAGGCAAAGCCGAGCCAGTTCCGGCTTATCAAGTGATCAAGCCAAAGGCCAGCCCGGGCCGCCTGCGCGGCATCGAAGGCCTGAACGCGCCGTTGATTGGCCGTGACAAAGAACTTCAAGCGCTCGGGCGAGTCGTAGACGAAGTGCGTCAGGGGCGCGGGCGAATTGTCTGTTTGGTGGGCGAAGCCGGGCTGGGCAAGAGCCGCCTCCTTAGCGAAACGCGCGCGCTGTGGGAAGCCGCCGTCCGTTCGACCGGCCAGCCTGCTTATTGGAACGAGTCTCGAGGCGTCTCCTACGACACGACGCGGCCCTACGGCCAGTTCCAACAAATTTTGCGGCAGTCGGTCGGGGCGCTGGAGAGCGACCCACCGGATGCCATCCACGAGAAGATTGCCCGGACGCTGGAGGCCTTGTCGGCCCCGCCCGAGCAAATCCAACGCACCCGCCGCGTCTTGGAAGTGATGCTGGCCGTGGAGCGGGGCGCGGATCGTTTGCCGGCTGAAGGCGAACAACTCAAGCGCGAGTTGTTTCAAGTCATGCTTAACGCCTGGCGCTCCTGGGCGGCGGATGCTCCGATCACGTTCGTATTCGACGACCTGCACTGGGCCGACCCGGCCTCGGTGGAACTGCTTCAGCATCTGTTCCAATTAGTCGCCGAAGCGCCGATCCTGTTCCTGTGCGCCTTCCGCCCCGATCATCAGGCCCACTCCTGGCCCGTCAAACAAAAAGCCGAAACCGACTACGCGCCTTACTATACCGAAATCGCCCTCAGCCCGCTCTCGACAGAAGACAGCGGCTTGCTGGTGAACAGCCTGCTGGCGATCTCCGACCTGCCGCCCAAACTCCGCGAGTCCATTCTGCAAAAATCGGAGGGCAATCCGTTCTTCGTCGAAGAAGTGGTGCGGATGCTGATTGACAGCGGCGCGGTGGTGCGTGACGCCGACGCCGCTGGCCGACTCCACTGGCGAGCCGCCACCGACGTGGATGCCTTGCGCCTGTCCATTCCCGGCAACCTGCAGGCGCTCCTGCTGGCCCGCATTGACCGGCTGGAAGAAGAAACCCGCCGCACGCTGCAATTGGCGGCGGTCATTGGCCGCTCGTTTTATTACCGCGTTCTCAAGCTAATCTCCGAAGCCGCCGACGAACTCGACAAGCAACTCGGCGCTCTGCAAAAGGCGGAGCTGATTCGAGAGGCGGCCAGCCAACCCGAAATCGAATACATCTTCCGGCACGCCCTCACTCAGGAAGCCGCCTACAGTTCCATCCTCCTCAAACGTCGCCGCGAGTTTCACCGCCGGGTGGGCGAGACGCTGGAGCAGTTGTTCGGCGACCGGCTGGAAGAATACGCCTCACTGCTGGCCCATCACTTTTACGAAGCCGGCGACGGGCGGGCGCAAAAGTATTACACCCTGGCCGGCGAAGCCGCCGCCCGCTTGTATGCCAACGCCGAAGCCGCCGCACACTACACTCGCGCCCTCGAAGTTGCCAAACGCGGCGAAGCCTCCACCGAACAGCTTTCACGCCTCTACCTCAGCCGGGGCGGGGCGCTGGAATTGAATACCATGTATGTCGAAGCCCTGGCCGACTACGACGAGATGGAAAAAGTGGCCGCCGAACGCAACGACCGGCAGATGGTCTTTGCCGCCCTCATGGCCCGGGCCAAATTGCTGGCCACGCCCAACCCGGTTCAGAATCCTGAACTGGCTCGCACCGTGCTGGAGCAGGCCCTGGTCCTCGCCCGCGACCTCAACGACCGCGCCGCCGAGTGCCGCGTGCTGTGGAACTTGATGCTGGTGATTGTGTGGGGCGGCGGCGATCAGGAGCAAGCGGCGGCTTACGGCGAAGGGTCGCTGGCCCTGGCCCGCGAACTGAACATGCGCGAACAACTGGCCTTCACCCTCAACGACCTCACCTATCCCTACCTGGCCCTCGGCCAGCGCGGGCGCGCTCACGAGTTGGTGACCGAAGCCATCAGTCTTTGGCGCGAGCTTGGCACCCGGCCCATGCTCGCCGACAGCCTCTCGCTCTCCATTCACTTCTACATTCTTTCCGGCCACTACGACCAGGCCGTCGCCGCCGCCGATGAAGCCATGAGCATCAGCCGCGCCATTGACAACCAGTGGGGCCAGGCCAGCAGTCGCGTCTACATCAGCTACGTGTATTTAGATCGGGGCGAGACGGATCAGGCGATGCAGATCATGCAGGAAGCCATGCGGCTGGGCGAGCAGACCGGCCTGTTGTTCGCCAGCATCATCCCGGCCACCGACCTGGCCTGGGTACATGCCAGCCTGGGCGCAGTAGAGCAAGGGCTGGCCCTGGCCCGCCGGGCGCAAGCCTTAGAAGAGAAAGTGCAACTGCCATTCTTGCGCGCTTACCCTTTTGTGGCCCTGGCCCGCCTGCGCCTCACCCAGGGCGATCTGGCCGCCGCCGAAGCCGCCCTGCGCGACCTGAAAAGCAAATTGCCCAAAGAGGGCATGCGCTGGTTCATCCCCATGTTCATGCCGTTGATCGAAGGTGAGCTGGCTCTGGCGCATCACGATAGTCAACGCGCCCTGACTCTGATGAATGAGCAGATTGACTATTTGAAACGGACTGAGACTCACTTCTTTGCTTCGGACGCACTGCACCTCAAAGCCAAAGCTCTGCTGGCCCTCGGTTTGGCCGACGAGGCGTGGGAGGCTTTGGTTCAGGCCCGGACCGCCGCCGAGCAAGTCGGCTCGCGCCGGAGCCTGTGGCCCATCCTGCTCGACCTCAGCCGCCTCGAAGCCGGGCGCGGCCACGCCGCCGAAGCGCAAGCCCTGCGCCGGCAAGCGCGTGAAGTTGTCGAGTTCATCGCCGGCAACATCTCCGACTCTGAATTACGGGTGTCGTTCCTCAATCTGGTGGGAGTTTATGAGTAAATGATGAGACCGCCTGTCGGCCTGTCATTTTGACGCCTCCCTGTTCGACGTATGTATAGAGCGGCAAGAACAGCCGACAATCCATACAAACAAACAGGAGAACAAAATTATGAAATATATGTTGCTGATGTATGCGAACGAGTCCCAAGCGCCAAAATCCCCGGAAGAATACCAAGCCGCGGCGCAGGCCTGGCAGGCTCTGGGCAAGGAAGTTGAAGCCGCCGGGGTGTTGGTGTCCAATAATGGCCTTTCGTCGGTTACCG from Chloroflexota bacterium carries:
- a CDS encoding response regulator; protein product: MAYLLIVEDEPDLRAVWTEALNLLGNRVQSAADGDEALELALKQSFDLILLDLNLPRRNGLSVLKEIRERDDQTPIVVVTAASDSNQVRLVVAAGATDVLFKPLPMDTLIDAISRLARQTGR
- a CDS encoding AAA family ATPase — encoded protein: MNCPSCQTANPESAKFCLNCGAALAAACSNCGTQLAPGAKFCHNCGQPLTPPPSPVGVARQERGEGLGVGGEARNVEGERRIVTVLFCDVKGSTAMAEKLDPEEWAEIMNGAFERLISPVYRYEGTVARLMGDAILAFFGAPIAHEDDPQRAVLAGLDIVEGIQPYREQIKRERGLDFNVRVGINTGLVVVGEVGSDLRVEYTVMGDAVNLAARMEQTAQPGTVQISGHTHKLIAPLFEFESLGGIEVKGKAEPVPAYQVIKPKASPGRLRGIEGLNAPLIGRDKELQALGRVVDEVRQGRGRIVCLVGEAGLGKSRLLSETRALWEAAVRSTGQPAYWNESRGVSYDTTRPYGQFQQILRQSVGALESDPPDAIHEKIARTLEALSAPPEQIQRTRRVLEVMLAVERGADRLPAEGEQLKRELFQVMLNAWRSWAADAPITFVFDDLHWADPASVELLQHLFQLVAEAPILFLCAFRPDHQAHSWPVKQKAETDYAPYYTEIALSPLSTEDSGLLVNSLLAISDLPPKLRESILQKSEGNPFFVEEVVRMLIDSGAVVRDADAAGRLHWRAATDVDALRLSIPGNLQALLLARIDRLEEETRRTLQLAAVIGRSFYYRVLKLISEAADELDKQLGALQKAELIREAASQPEIEYIFRHALTQEAAYSSILLKRRREFHRRVGETLEQLFGDRLEEYASLLAHHFYEAGDGRAQKYYTLAGEAAARLYANAEAAAHYTRALEVAKRGEASTEQLSRLYLSRGGALELNTMYVEALADYDEMEKVAAERNDRQMVFAALMARAKLLATPNPVQNPELARTVLEQALVLARDLNDRAAECRVLWNLMLVIVWGGGDQEQAAAYGEGSLALARELNMREQLAFTLNDLTYPYLALGQRGRAHELVTEAISLWRELGTRPMLADSLSLSIHFYILSGHYDQAVAAADEAMSISRAIDNQWGQASSRVYISYVYLDRGETDQAMQIMQEAMRLGEQTGLLFASIIPATDLAWVHASLGAVEQGLALARRAQALEEKVQLPFLRAYPFVALARLRLTQGDLAAAEAALRDLKSKLPKEGMRWFIPMFMPLIEGELALAHHDSQRALTLMNEQIDYLKRTETHFFASDALHLKAKALLALGLADEAWEALVQARTAAEQVGSRRSLWPILLDLSRLEAGRGHAAEAQALRRQAREVVEFIAGNISDSELRVSFLNLVGVYE